One Rosa chinensis cultivar Old Blush chromosome 5, RchiOBHm-V2, whole genome shotgun sequence genomic region harbors:
- the LOC112164712 gene encoding gamma-soluble NSF attachment protein, which produces MAGSDPNKLMAKADKLTKLGFTRWNADWKSATLLYEQAANGFRIAKDYEKAKDALEKASKGQELISSPWDAAKHMESAAALAKELGKWNEVADFYRRASELYTVCGRAQPASDALAKGARTLEDPVPEEAIQLYIEACTILEDDGKEQMAFDLYRDVTSVYIKLQKYTDAAAFLLRWGLAADKCNATHSQCKAYLSAILIYLYIHDVKQAEKCYNDCSQVDAFLGNDHGRCASKLLSAYTEGDIEEIKRLAQSSAVSHLDHMVIRLARKLPTGDVSGLKTNASKEQQEELDEDDLT; this is translated from the exons ATGGCGGGTTCCGATCCAAACAAGCTGATGGCCAAAGCCGATAAGCT AACGAAGCTCGGTTTTACAAGGTGGAATGCTGATTGGAAAAGCGCTACTCTTCTGTATGAGCAAGCGG CTAATGGGTTTAGGATTGCCAAGGATTACGAGAAAGCAAAGGACGCACTCGAAAAAGCGTCAAAAGGACAAGAGTTGATCTCCTC ACCCTGGGATGCTGCAAAGCATATGGAGTCTGCTGCTGCTCTAGCAAAGGAGTTAGGCAAGTGGAATGAAGTTGCTGATTTTTACAGAAGGGCATCAGAATTATACACTGTGTGTGGAAGAGCACAGCCTGCATCAGATGCTCTTGCAAAAGGAGCCCG TACCCTTGAAGATCCTGTGCCTGAAGAAGCCATTCAACTTTACATTGAGGCCTGCACTATTCTTGAAGACGACGGCAAAGAGCAAATGGCCTTTGATCTATATCGAGATGTTACTAGTGTTTATATAAAACTTCAAAA GTATACAGATGCTGCGGCTTTCCTGTTGAGATGGGGCTTAGCAGCTGATAAGTGTAATGCTACCCATAGCCAGTGCAAG GCATATCTTAGTGCAATTCTCATATACCTGTATATTCATGATGTCAAGCAAGCAGAAAAATGCTACAACGATTGCTCCCA GGTCGATGCTTTTTTGGGCAATGATCATGGCCGATGTGCTAGTAAACTTCTTTCCGCATACACAGAAGGTGATATTGAAGAAATCAAACGACTTGCTCAGTCAAGCGCAGTTTCTCATCTGGATCACATG GTCATCAGACTCGCCAGGAAACTGCCTACAGGTGACGTCAGTGGACTAAAGACAAATGCGTCCAAggagcaacaagaagaattggaTGAAGATGACCTCACATAG
- the LOC112164711 gene encoding disease resistance protein RPM1 yields MASLVTDLLIGKLATILENEGTAIAGIRDEVDKIKEEFLSMKAFLVDAEANKAKTEGEKLWVARIRNLAYDVEDIIDEFMYHMYEKQSGGRLSRGLHKTIRAPCNLWFRHKIAKKLQKITEMIKAIPERNQRYSVGLVGGATTSEDIHKLLQSQAESSFFIREDELVGIKGKKQILMGWLMDEEQHQTVISVFGMGGSGKTTLVAKVFNSEKVKRHFDCYAWITVSQTYAVVDLFRSLIMEFHKSRKEDFPANLNAMNSKDLLELLINYLDSKRYLVVLDDVWDIKIWSEINVSLQDRQLGSRIIVTTRKEDVASHSFGVKSHVHHIQPLLKNEAWELFCKKAFSSNEHKTCPPDFVSLACQLVEKCEGLPLAIVALGGLMSSKKSLDKWEQVCNSLNWHLDHSPLLDPVKNILFLSFNDLPSQLKHCFLYFSLFPEDFVIKRKRLVRLWMAEGFVEHVKGITPEEVADNYLWELCFRSMLQVVRRNNTGRPKQVKMHDLMRELALSTAEKEKFGHVYDGKEVMEDISIRRLSIHRMEGEIKSCPGMSNIRSLLVFAPDMSSLCFSNTLVSRFKLLRTLELQEVQIDKLPGEVVYLFNLRYLNLKGTLIKQLPESIGRLRNLQLLNIKDTKIESLPKEIAKLLNLRHLVMYRFTGNYLDFKYVSGMKVPSNISQLQKLQTLSMIESEGDTIRHLGNLTQLKSIGISNVKERDEIDLWVSIEKLNLLQSVVLMASNEEEILPVKAQCPHLPRLRILYLIGRLQTAIPWFSSLQSLGRLCLRWSRLEEDLLPQIEALPYLTWLDLWNSYVGEELCFRRGFVKLERLELCNFASVKKISIEKGVMPNLRYLWVKNCMELKTVPLGLEYLSNLHSLSLEFVPTEIIHPIRKGGADRSKIQHIREVIHVFEHSSKQVYENLA; encoded by the coding sequence ATGGCCTCATTAGTAACGGACCTCTTAATTGGAAAACTTGCGACAATTCTTGAGAACGAAGGAACAGCCATAGCCGGTATTCGTGATGAAGTTGATAAGATCAAGGAGGAGTTTCTAAGCATGAAAGCTTTCCTAGTGGATGCGGAGGCCAACAAAGCAAAAACAGAAGGAGAGAAATTGTGGGTTGCAAGAATCAGAAACCTAGCCTATGATGTTGAAGACATCATTGATGAATTCATGTATCACATGTATGAGAAGCAAAGTGGGGGTCGACTTTCAAGGGGGCTACACAAAACCATTCGCGCTCCATGTAATCTTTGGTTCAGGCATAAAATTGCAAAGAAGTTGCAGAAAATTACTGAAATGATCAAAGCCATTCCAGAGAGGAATCAAAGATACAGTGTTGGCCTTGTTGGAGGAGCAACTACATCTGAAGATATTCACAAATTGTTGCAGAGCCAAGCGGAGTCTTCGTTTTTCATTAGGGAAGACGAACTCGTTGGGATTAAAGGCAAGAAGCAAATACTAATGGGATGGCTCATGGATGAAGAGCAACACCAAACTGTTATATCTGTGTTTGGCATGGGAGGTTCTGGGAAGACAACTCTAGTTGCCAAGGTCTTCAACAGTGAAAAGGTGAAGAGACATTTCGATTGTTATGCATGGATTACCGTTTCCCAAACGTATGCTGTGGTAGACTTGTTTCGAAGCTTGATCATGGAATTCCACAAATCAAGGAAGGAAGATTTCCCTGCAAATTTGAATGCCATGAACAGCAAAGATTTGCTAGAGTTACTAATTAACTACTTGGACTCCAAAAGATACCTGGTTGTTCTAGATGACGTGTGGGATATAAAAATTTGGAGCGAAATAAATGTATCACTTCAAGATAGGCAACTCGGAAGTCGAATCATAGTTACAACTCGAAAAGAAGATGTAGCATCCCATTCTTTTGGAGTCAAAAGCCATGTTCACCATATTCAACCCCTGCTAAAGAATGAGGCTTGGGAGCTCTTCTGCAAAAAAGCATTTTCATCTAATGAGCACAAAACTTGTCCACCTGATTTTGTGTCGCTAGCTTGCCAACTTGTGGAAAAGTGTGAAGGCCTTCCTCTGGCTATTGTGGCTTTAGGTGGTCTTATGTCTTCCAAGAAGTCGCTGGATAAATGGGAGCAAGTCTGCAACAGCTTGAATTGGCATCTAGATCACAGTCCATTGCTAGACCCTGTGAAAAATATCTTGTTTCTGAGTTTCAATGATTTGCCATCTCAATTGAAACATTGCTTCCTCTATTTCTCTCTATTCCCAGaagattttgtaattaaaagaaaaagacttgTTAGATTGTGGATGGCAGAAGGATTTGTTGAACATGTGAAAGGGATCACACCAGAAGAAGTTGCAGACAACTATCTTTGGGAACTTTGTTTCCGCAGTATGTTACAAGTTGTGAGGAGAAATAATACAGGCAGGCCGAAACAAGTTAAGATGCATGATCTGATGCGAGAGCTTGCTTTGTCGACAGCCGAGAAAGAAAAGTTTGGTCATGTATACGACGGGAAAGAAGTAATGGAAGACATCTCAATCCGTCGCTTGTCAATTCACAGAATGGAAGGAGAAATTAAATCATGCCCGGGTATGTCAAACATTCGTTCTCTTCTAGTATTTGCCCCTGACATGTCCTCGTTGTGTTTCTCAAATACACTGGTGTCTCGGTTCAAATTATTGAGGACTCTAGAGTTGCAGGAAGTCCAAATTGATAAACTGCCGGGTGAAGTTGTTTACTTGTTCAACTTGAGATATTTAAATTTGAAGGGCACTTTAATCAAGCAACTTCCAGAGTCCATAGGGCGTCTCCGCAACCTTCAGTTACTGAACATCAAGGATACTAAGATAGAATCACTTCCAAAAGAAATTGCAAAGTTGCTGAACCTGCGCCATCTAGTTATGTATCGCTTCACTGGAAACTATCTGGACTTCAAATATGTGAGTGGGATGAAAGTGCCATCGAATATTTCTCAGTTGCAGAAATTGCAAACTTTATCGATGATTGAATCAGAAGGGGACACTATTAGACATCTCGGCAACCTGACTCAACTTAAGAGCATCGGCATATCGAATGTGAAAGAAAGAGATGAGATTGACCTTTGGGTCTCAATTGAAAAGCTGAATCTGCTTCAATCTGTGGTTTTAATGGCAAGTAATGAAGAGGAAATCCTTCCAGTGAAAGCACAATGTCCACATCTTCCGCGCCTTCGAATACTTTATTTGATTGGCAGACTGCAAACCGCAATACCTTGGTTTTCTTCACTGCAGAGCCTAGGACGTCTGTGTCTGCGTTGGTCTAGACTTGAAGAGGATTTACTACCTCAAATTGAAGCACTGCCCTATCTGACATGGCTTGATCTTTGGAATTCATATGTTGGGGAAGAGTTGTGTTTCCGCAGAGGCTTTGTAAAGCTGGAGAGGTTGGAGTTGTGCAATTTTGCCTCGGTGAAAAAGATTAGTATAGAAAAAGGGGTGATGCCAAATCTCCGGTACTTATGGGTTAAAAACTGCATGGAGTTGAAAACAGTGCCATTGGGCCTTGAATACCTTTCTAATCTACATTCTTTGTCTCTGGAATTTGTTCCCACTGAAATTATACACCCCATTCGGAAAGGAGGTGCAGATCGGTCTAAGATACAACACATTCGTGAGGTCATACATGTTTTCGAACATTCATCCAAGCAGGTCTACGAAAACTTGGCCTAG
- the LOC112164710 gene encoding disease resistance protein RPM1: MASCVTDLLIGKIVAILENEGTTISSIRDEVDSIKEELRSMKAFLVDAEADTAKTEGEKLWVESIRNLAYDVEDIIDEFMYHMYEKQSGSRLSRRLHKTICFPKCFWFRRKTAKRLQKITKKIKDIPERNQRYGVGLVAGATTSEDIHKLVQNQAESSFFIMEDELVGIEGKKQILMGWLMDEEQHQTVISVVGMGGSGKTTLVAKTFNNERVKRHFDCYAWIIVSQTYAAVDLIRSLIMEFHKSRKEDFPANLNAMSRKELLELLVNYLESNKYLVVLDDVWDIKVWREIKVSLQERQLGSRIIVTTRKEDVASNSFGVRSHVHHIQPLLKNEAWVLFCKKAFSSNEHKTCPPDFVSLACQLVEKCEGLPLAIVALGGLMSSKKSLDQWQQVYNSLNWHLDNNSLLDPVKNILLLSFNDLPSQLKHCFLYCSLFPEDFVIRRKRLIRLWIAEGFVEHVKGITPEEVGDGYLWELCFRSMLQVVKRNGTGRPRKVKMHDLMRELALSTAKKEKFGLIYDGREGMEDISTRRLSIHKMEGEIKSWPGMSKNRSLLVFGTDMSSLSFSNALVSQFKLLRTLDLEDVQIDKLPDAVVYLFNLRYLNLKGTLIEELPESIGRLRNLQFLKIEETKIEALPEGIAKLLNLRHLSMFRLTGTNLDFKLYSGTKAPSYICQLQKFQSLKTIESEGDTIRLIGNMTQLRAIGISNVKERDEIGLWVSIKKLTQLQSLVLMASNEDEILPVKAQCPPLLHLRKLKLIGRLQNIIPWFSSLHSLTSLYLHWSRLEDDVLPQIEALPNLTRLRLCNAYVGEELCFRRGFVKLERLYLLNFASVKKITIENGVMPNLLNLWVERCMELKTMPLGFEYLSNLQSMGLAFLPVEVIKPIRKGGADRSKVQHIPEILHVFEQSSKQVYENLA; the protein is encoded by the coding sequence ATGGCCTCATGTGTAACAGACCTCTTAATTGGAAAAATTGTGGCAATTCTTGAGAACGAAGGAACAACCATATCCAGTATTCGTGATGAAGTTGATAGCATTAAGGAGGAGCTTCGAAGCATGAAAGCTTTCCTAGTGGATGCAGAGGCCGACACCGCAAAAACTGAAGGAGAGAAATTGTGGGTTGAAAGCATCAGAAACTTGGCCTATGATGTTGAAGATATCATTGATGAATTCATGTATCACATGTATGAGAAGCAAAGTGGGAGTCGACTTTCAAGGAGGCTGCACAAAACCATTTGCTTTCCAAAATGTTTTTGGTTTAGACGTAAAACTGCAAAGAGGTTACAGAAGATCACTAAAAAGATCAAAGACATTCCAGAGAGGAATCAAAGGTACGGTGTTGGCCTTGTAGCAGGAGCAACTACATCTGAAGATATTCACAAATTGGTGCAGAACCAAGCTGAGTCTTCGTTTTTCATTATGGAAGACGAACTGGTTGGGATTGAAGGCAAGAAGCAAATACTAATGGGATGGCTCATGGATGAAGAGCAACACCAAACTGTTATATCTGTGGTTGGCATGGGAGGTTCTGGAAAGACAACTCTAGTTGCCAAGACCTTCAACAATGAAAGGGTGAAGAGACATTTCGATTGTTATGCATGGATTATCGTTTCCCAAACGTATGCTGCGGTAGACTTGATTCGAAGCTTGATCATGGAATTCCACAAATCAAGGAAGGAAGATTTCCCTGCAAATTTGAATGCCATGAGCCGCAAAGAATTGCTAGAGTTACTAGTTAACTACTTGGAGTCCAATAAATACCTGGTTGTTCTAGACGACGTGTGGGATATAAAAGTTTGGAGAGAAATAAAGGTATCACTTCAAGAAAGGCAACTCGGAAGTCGAATCATAGTTACAACTCGAAAAGAAGATGTAGCATCCAATTCTTTTGGAGTTAGAAGCCATGTTCACCATATTCAACCCCTGCTAAAGAATGAGGCTTGGGTGCTCTTCTGCAAAAAAGCATTCTCATCTAATGAGCACAAAACTTGTCCACCTGACTTTGTGTCATTAGCATGCCAACTTGTGGAGAAGTGTGAAGGCCTTCCTCTCGCTATTGTGGCTTTAGGGGGTCTTATGTCTTCCAAGAAGTCGCTGGATCAATGGCAGCAAGTCTACAACAGCCTGAATTGGCATCTAGATAACAATTCATTGCTAGACCCTGTGAAAAACATCTTGTTGCTGAGTTTCAATGATTTGCCATCTCAATTGAAACATTGCTTCCTCTATTGCTCTCTATTCCCAGAAGATTTTGTAATTAGAAGAAAAAGGCTCATTAGATTGTGGATAGCTGAAGGATTTGTCGAACATGTGAAAGGGATCACGCCCGAAGAAGTTGGAGATGGCTATCTTTGGGAACTCTGCTTCCGTAGCATGTTACAAGTTGTAAAGAGAAATGGAACAGGAAGGCCAAGAAAAGTTAAGATGCATGATCTGATGCGAGAGCTTGCTTTGTCGACAGCCAAGAAGGAAAAGTTTGGTCTTATATACGACGGGAGAGAAGGAATGGAAGACATCTCAACCCGTCGCTTATCAATTCACAAAATGGAAGGAGAAATTAAATCATGGCCAGGTATGTCAAAGAATCGTTCTCTTCTTGTCTTTGGAACTGACATGTCCTCATTGTCTTTCTCAAATGCACTAGTTTCTCAATTCAAATTGTTGAGGACTCTAGACTTGGAGGATGTCCAAATTGATAAACTGCCAGATGCAGTTGTTTACTTGTTCAACTTGAGATACTTAAATTTGAAGGGCACCTTAATCGAGGAACTTCCAGAGTCCATAGGGCGTCTCCGCAACCTTCAATTTTTGAAAATCGAGGAAACCAAGATAGAGGCACTTCCAGAAGGAATTGCAAAATTGCTGAACCTGCGCCATCTAAGTATGTTTCGGTTGACTGGAACCAATCTGGACTTCAAACTTTATAGTGGGACAAAAGCGCCATCATATATTTGTCAGTTGCAGAAATTTCAAAGTTTAAAAACGATTGAATCAGAAGGGGACACTATTAGACTTATTGGCAACATGACTCAACTCAGGGCCATCGGCATATCGAATGTGAAAGAAAGAGACGAGATTGGCCTATGGGTTTCAATTAAGAAGCTCACTCAGCTTCAATCTTTGGTTTTAATGGCAAGTAATGAAGATGAAATCCTTCCGGTGAAAGCACAATGTCCACCTCTTCTGCACCTTCGAAAGCTTAAATTGATTGGCAGACTGCAAAACATAATACCTTGGTTTTCTTCACTGCATAGCCTCACATCTTTGTATCTGCATTGGTCAAGACTGGAAGACGATGTACTACCTCAAATTGAAGCACTGCCCAATCTGACAAGGCTTCGTCTTTGTAATGCATATGTTGGGGAAGAGTTGTGTTTCCGCAGAGGCTTTGTAAAGCTGGAGAGGTTGTATTTGTTGAATTTTGCCTCGGTGAAAAAGATTACTATAGAAAATGGAGTGATGCCAAATCTCCTCAACTTATGGGTTGAACGGTGCATGGAATTGAAGACAATGCCACTAGGCTTTGAATACCTTTCTAATCTACAATCTATGGGCTTGGCATTTCTTCCCGTTGAAGTTATAAAGCCCATTCGGAAAGGAGGTGCAGATCGGTCTAAGGTACAACACATCCCCGAGATCTTACATGTTTTCGAACAGTCATCCAAGCAGGTCTATGAAAACTTGGCGTAG